The following are from one region of the Candidatus Poribacteria bacterium genome:
- a CDS encoding aminopeptidase P family protein, which produces SPRAKEAIEAGLPKAQIKDCSNLIRLVRMVKTEDELSRLIRSAEISETAAMDALAHPRPGEPIADVVQYYRQQIAKDGADFDHFAFGVRGLGLATEPNYILTDEDILYVDFGCIYEGAFSDSGTTLTMREPSAALIDRHRALRECVEAGAEEMTPGVKASAAQAAMWKTLNAHGITASSPHGHGLGLEVRDYPIIVADNGQRIHDDCVDISSDLALEVDMVLNLEAMISMPGVGSLHIEKSFLVTPNGSRPLIPQDRTRPVQPG; this is translated from the coding sequence TATCACCGAGGGCAAAAGAGGCGATCGAGGCAGGACTGCCAAAGGCACAGATCAAGGATTGTTCAAATCTCATTCGCCTTGTTCGGATGGTCAAGACTGAAGATGAATTGTCACGGCTGATTCGTTCAGCGGAAATTAGCGAGACGGCAGCGATGGACGCACTCGCGCACCCCCGACCGGGGGAGCCAATCGCCGATGTTGTCCAATACTATCGACAGCAGATCGCCAAGGATGGCGCAGATTTCGATCACTTTGCATTCGGGGTGCGCGGCTTAGGACTTGCGACGGAGCCAAACTACATCTTGACAGATGAGGACATACTCTATGTAGACTTTGGTTGCATCTATGAAGGAGCGTTCTCCGACAGCGGCACGACGTTGACCATGCGCGAACCGTCGGCGGCCCTAATCGACAGGCATAGAGCATTGCGGGAATGTGTTGAGGCAGGGGCGGAGGAGATGACACCGGGCGTAAAAGCGTCTGCCGCCCAAGCTGCTATGTGGAAAACACTCAACGCACACGGAATCACAGCCTCATCTCCGCATGGACATGGACTGGGCTTGGAGGTCCGCGATTACCCGATTATCGTCGCAGACAATGGGCAGCGGATTCATGATGATTGTGTAGACATCTCTTCAGATTTAGCGCTTGAGGTGGACATGGTTCTCAATTTGGAAGCGATGATTTCGATGCCGGGCGTTGGGTCGCTACACATTGAGAAATCGTTCCTTGTAACACCCAACGGGAGTCGTCCGCTGATTCCACAGGATCGGACGCGCCCTGTGCAACCGGGCTAA
- the rpoZ gene encoding DNA-directed RNA polymerase subunit omega — MPLIYLEDILKRGDNKEHSSNKYLAVNIAAKRAREINAENSLPMLMANAQKPVTIAIDELSSGRINYEELDRPEESVEGSPFAPIDSEEDKEAEGLEELQPTEE, encoded by the coding sequence ATGCCACTGATCTATCTTGAAGACATCTTGAAACGTGGTGACAACAAGGAACATAGCAGCAACAAGTATTTGGCTGTGAATATCGCAGCGAAACGAGCGCGTGAAATCAATGCCGAAAATAGCCTGCCTATGTTAATGGCTAATGCCCAAAAACCTGTAACAATTGCAATTGATGAGCTTAGCTCAGGGCGCATTAACTACGAGGAGTTAGATCGACCGGAAGAATCTGTGGAAGGTTCACCATTCGCTCCCATAGATAGCGAGGAAGACAAGGAGGCGGAGGGGTTAGAGGAACTTCAGCCAACCGAAGAATAG
- a CDS encoding ABC transporter permease: MRIGEGFSVGFTAIRANKMRSLLTMLGIVIGIASVLAMIAIGDGAKLIVLQDAQKIGGANQVTLYRSSHIRKGSGRWERNRSNEYFEYGDVLAIEAECPSVEGVIPRIPQWRGVLVQAEGGAEKRTGYEGITSFYQIGMNWEPATGRFITEEDVTDRSKVCVLGSDVANELFQGQDPVGKTIKIARGSGNRRRRWEQRSQDRSMERFTVVGVMEPRGRSLRFGWNLDDRVLLPLTTVQERFTGNDRVTMISVQAKSVELINQAKEEVTEVIRKRHRNQDNFFNVWEMRAGMEQLFKISKVIKIVLGVIAGFSLLVGGIGIMNMMLVSVTERTREIGLRKAVGAKRRDILFQFLIEAIAMCSVGGIIGIGLGVAAGHGMANVAVNIVKIVPEWPAVVSTEWMIISVAFSALIGIVFGVYPAVKAAQLSPIEALRTE; this comes from the coding sequence ATGAGAATTGGCGAAGGATTTTCAGTTGGATTTACAGCGATTCGCGCGAATAAGATGCGATCGCTCTTGACGATGCTCGGAATTGTTATTGGTATCGCTTCGGTTCTGGCGATGATTGCTATCGGCGATGGAGCCAAACTGATTGTGCTCCAGGACGCCCAAAAGATTGGTGGCGCCAATCAGGTCACGCTATATCGGAGCAGCCATATCCGCAAAGGCAGCGGTCGTTGGGAACGGAATCGCAGCAACGAATATTTCGAATATGGAGATGTGCTGGCAATTGAAGCCGAATGCCCGTCCGTCGAAGGAGTCATCCCTCGTATCCCGCAGTGGCGTGGGGTGCTTGTGCAAGCGGAAGGCGGTGCCGAGAAACGGACAGGGTATGAAGGAATTACGTCTTTCTATCAAATCGGAATGAACTGGGAGCCTGCAACGGGACGTTTTATCACAGAGGAAGATGTTACCGATCGGTCTAAAGTCTGTGTTCTCGGATCGGATGTAGCAAACGAACTTTTTCAGGGTCAAGATCCAGTTGGTAAAACAATCAAAATCGCGCGTGGCTCCGGCAACAGGCGCCGTCGCTGGGAACAACGTAGCCAAGACAGAAGCATGGAACGGTTCACCGTTGTGGGGGTGATGGAGCCTCGTGGTCGAAGTCTCCGTTTCGGGTGGAATCTGGATGACCGGGTGCTTCTTCCCTTGACAACGGTTCAGGAACGGTTTACCGGCAATGACCGGGTGACAATGATTTCTGTCCAAGCAAAGAGCGTCGAATTGATTAACCAAGCCAAGGAAGAGGTCACGGAGGTGATACGGAAACGGCACCGTAATCAGGACAACTTCTTTAATGTTTGGGAGATGAGGGCTGGTATGGAGCAACTGTTCAAAATTAGCAAGGTTATCAAAATCGTGCTCGGTGTTATCGCCGGATTTTCGCTGCTTGTGGGCGGCATCGGCATCATGAACATGATGTTGGTCTCTGTAACGGAACGCACCCGAGAGATCGGCTTACGTAAAGCGGTTGGTGCCAAACGACGGGACATCCTTTTCCAATTCTTGATTGAAGCAATTGCAATGTGCAGTGTTGGTGGCATTATAGGTATTGGGTTGGGTGTTGCTGCCGGGCACGGGATGGCAAATGTTGCAGTAAACATTGTTAAGATTGTTCCGGAGTGGCCCGCTGTTGTCTCTACAGAATGGATGATTATCTCCGTTGCCTTTTCAGCACTTATCGGTATTGTCTTCGGTGTCTACCCAGCGGTAAAAGCCGCACAACTTTCGCCTATCGAAGCATTGCGGACTGAATAG